One genomic region from Salvelinus sp. IW2-2015 linkage group LG12, ASM291031v2, whole genome shotgun sequence encodes:
- the LOC111971147 gene encoding LOW QUALITY PROTEIN: cilia- and flagella-associated protein 221-like (The sequence of the model RefSeq protein was modified relative to this genomic sequence to represent the inferred CDS: substituted 1 base at 1 genomic stop codon), producing MATRVFGGCSVGDNSPVFNGEVMEVAHTASETFTDSQRKKTPLPLCQLVEXRKRSPXNVPHHLLETQTYTKLKSNSAIQAEPSALHFSGFKLGKDCHRSLKLINISSEVINIHIIPTQTKHFKTKYLKKHRLVPGLSYTVKVHFCPDEWRYFYDCIRVHCKGEENLQVPVHAYPIIDDLHIPTHITIPAVPLGQSVSHVIPLSCSCPIDFEFQVYIIQPHKAFSVQPLSGVIPANGKVEVTVTFRPFKYDTSQVTLQVVISQFNSKPYVCTLSGSSSPHLAFSQQEKDMGHAREVLFVDSRGPPPVSLIQPLTKSKQRSMRTPEKSKTVRERRESDVKLSLKTAVDVSAPAGVVKILIQQTDKLSSKDLREAMMSQPKLGLQTRQMKEAFFETRVQQDIQEERANHLRWQVHLGKDPVSTQTKMQVLEERDVADYEYMVRKGEVRKEKDFARGQPKLSTRRVLRNTGQAPVGTPSFRMYSSSHLEIRQRALRLFQQAARKVVIQCRMNNRLVSLRQLTQSLKRLSKGVRVEEETFHLPKISPDNVIPFTFPIFSLPNQSDELAPNALGAVPVRPIEVLVRRHTPFFNLKVPQHYKLMGYQPVSAFEAAASYIPPTQPRTLCTGAQDELLPRVIRSPSGCAVAEPEGEEDVEQEDECPSLSFTAPAALLKPPYAHPLRIFNPAPGLHAFKADPLYLECDLEFHLCPLPRYTIPKPSVFGMHTPSTQKKFLDRTDVIRGVMTWKKFPSAALAALSNTPTLTSSWAPRVSDPFNSDILPTMAPTALNGLPEDMTEELLDGHSLSPCKTPQMMPLSTANISRESREQQLEMFLKSQTNRLGAKVMARXNHLNIVGKANXPSTPENK from the exons ATGGCGACGAGAGTGTTTGGTGGATGTTCTGTAGGCGACAACAG CCCTGTTTTTAATGGAGAAGTGATGGAAGTGGCACACACTGCATCAGAGACATTCACAGACAGTCAAAGGAAGAAGACCCCTCTTCCACTGTGCCAACTGGTGGAGSACAGAAAAAGAAGTCCCMCTAATGTCCCTCATCACCTACTAGAGACCC AAACCTACACCAAACTCAAGAGCAACAGTGCAATCCAAGCAGAACCCTCAGCACTTCACTTCAGTGGGTTTAAACTGGGGAAGGATTGTCACAGGAGCTTG AAATTGATCAACATATCATCTGAAGTGATCAACATTCACATTATCCCCACCCAAACAAAGCatttcaaaacaaaatatttaaaaaag CATCGTCTTGTCCCTGGACTGTCCTACACAGTGAAAGTACACTTCTGTCCTGACGAATGGCGTTACTTCTACGACTGTATTCGGGTTCATTGCAAG gGGGAAGAGAACTTACAGGTTCCAGTCCATGCCTATCCCATCATCGATGACTTGCACATCCCAACACACATCACCATACCAGCTGTCCCACTGGGCCAAAG TGTCAGCCATGTGATCCCTCTGAGCTGCAGCTGTCCCATTGACTTTGAGTTCCAGGTGTACATCATCCAGCCACACAAGGCCTTTTCTGTCCAGCCCCTGTCAG GAGTGATTCCAGCCAATGGGAAGGTGGAGGTGACCGTCACATTCAGGCCGTTCAAGTATGACACGTCCCAGGTCACTCTACAGGTGGTCATCTCCCAGTTCAACTCCAAACCCTACGTCTGCACCCTCAGCGGGTCCTCCTCGCCCCACCTGGCATTCAG TCAACAGGAGAAAGACATGGGACACGCAAGAGAAGTTTTGTTTGTTGACAGTCGAGGGCCTCCACCTGTCTCCTTGATACAGCCTCTGACCAAATCCAAGCAGAGGTCAATGCGGACACCTGAAAAGTCAAAG ACtgtaagggagagaagagagagtgatgtGAAGCTGAGCCTGAAGACTGCAGTTGATGTGTCCGCCCCTGCTGGAGTGGTCAAGATACTGATACAACAGACTGATAAACTGAGCTCTAAAGACCTGAGGGAAG CCATGATGTCCCAACCTAAGCTGGGCCTCCAGACAAGACAGATGAAGGAAGCGTTCTTTGAGACCAGGGTTCAACAGGACATCCAGGAAGAGAGAGCCAATCATCTCAGATG GCAAGTTCACCTTGGGAAGGACCCTGTCTCGACACAGACCAAAATGCAGGTtttggaggagagagatgttgcAGATTATGAATATATG GTTAGAaaaggagaggtgaggaaggagaAAGACTTTGCTAGAGGCCAACCTAAGCTCTCTACCAGACGGGTCCTGCGTAACACAGGCCAG GCACCGGTGGGCACGCCTTCCTTTCGCATGTACTCCAGCAGTCATCTGGAGATCAGGCAGAGAGCTCTGAGGCTCTTCCAGCAGGCAGCCCGCAAG GTGGTGATTCAATGTCGTATGAACAACAGACTGGTCTCGTTGAGGCAGCTGACTCAAAGCTTGAAGCGCCTGTCCAAAGGAGTAAGAG TTGAGGAGGAGACCTTTCATCTCCCGAAGATCTCACCAGACAACGTGATTCCGTTCACATTCCCCATCTTCTCTCTTCCTAACCAGTCTGATGAACTG GCTCCCAATGCATTGGGTGCCGTCCCTGTTAGGCCTATTGAGGTCCTGGTCAGACGACACACTCCATTCTTCAATCTGAAG GTTCCCCAGCACTACAAGTTAATGGGTTACCAGCCTGTTTCGGCCTTTGAGGCTGCAGCTAGCTACATTCCCCCAACCCAGCCCAGGACGCTATGCACTGGAGCGCAG GATGAATTGTTGCCCAGAGTGATCCGTTCTCCCTCGGGGTGTGCAGTGGCCGAGCCAGAGGGCGAGGAGGATGTGGAGCAGGAGGACGAGTGTCCCAGTCTGAGCTTCACGGCCCCCGCCGCCCTGCTGAAGCCTCCCTACGCACACCCCCTCAGAATCTTT AACCCAGCCCCCGGTCTCCATGCCTTCAAAGCAGACCCCCTCTACCTAGAGTGTGACCTGGAGTTCCACCTGTGTCCACTGCCCCGGTACACCATCCCAAAGCCCTCTGTGTTTGGAATGCACACCCCCAGCACTCAGAAGAAATTTTTGGACCGAACA GATGTGATCCGAGGTGTGATGACCTGGAAGAAGTTCCCATCGGCTGCCCTGGCCGCTCTGTCCAACACTCCCACACTCACCAGTAGCTGGGCCCCGCGCGT GTCTGACCCCTTCAACAGTGACATTCTGCCCACCATGGCGCCCACAGCTCTGAATGGCCTTCCAGAAGATATGACAGAGGAGCTACTGGATGGACA